The DNA sequence TGAGTTCTTGGGTTTATTCTACCTTCTCGTTCATCTAAATTCAATGAAGTAAAATTTAACCTAGTTCGTAAATTGACATTAAAAGTTTTAGTTTTACTGTTATAAACAATTATGTTTGAGCCTTTGCAATTATTAAATTGCACAAAAAAATCAACTAAATTTTTTCTTTCATATTTGAGATTATTTGCAGTGTTAAAATTTATAGTTCCACAAGTTAAATTATCAAATAATTGCTTTCTGTAACTATTATTTTCTCTTTGAACACTATTTTCTGATATCCAGACTTTGTAAACTAATTGATTTATTTCCAAACCATTAAAACTAAAAAAGAAAGTTTCAATGCCTTTTTCTTTATAAGAATACAAATTAGCAGTGCCTTCTACTAAAACTTTTAAAAAAATTTCTTCTGTTTTAAACTTATAATCTGTATCATTTAAATTGAATTCATCTGGTCTGCCAATATCAACCTTTTGTTTTATAAATTTATTGGTATTGAAAATAACAATCTCTTTAATGGTTTTTAAATTAACCGCTTGTGTTTTACCCTTTTCAGATAATTTATAACTTAAATTTTTTGTGATGTCAGAATAATTATCATTTTTTATATAACATTTTGTTTTAACTCCTATATTATCAATAAAATAACCTTCATCAAAACTAATTTGACTAAAACAATTAAACGTATATAATAATGAAAATAAAATAAATAATATTTTTTTCATTTTTTAATGGAAGTAAATTTAATGATATGATTAAAATATAAACTTCTTCTTTTCAATGATAGATTATGTTACATTATTTTATATATAACTTTATAATTTCATCTATATCATTCATAGCATGCGTATCAACATATAAAAATGTGCCCTCTTTCATCTGCTTAAATTTAACTTTTGTTTTTCCATCAAACAATGTTGCAGAACTTATTTTTTCTCTCAATTCAGGAATAAAAATATAAGGCTCTGAAGTAGGATTTAAAATATGTACATATAACGTTTTATCTTTTTTAGTAATGGTTCCCCAATCTTGTGTTTTAATGACATCTCCTCTAGTACCATAAATACTTTCACCATATTTAGCTGTCCATTCACCTATTTCTTTTAATGTGATAACAAATTCTGGTTGTATTTTCCCATTTGGCATCGGACCTACATTTAATAATAAATTGCCATTTTTACCTGCCGCTTTTACTAAAAAGTGAATCAATTGTTTTGTAGACTTAAATTTTTGATCATATATACTATAACCCCACTTACTAGCCATTGTTGCACAAGATTCTAAAGGCAATTGACTTACTTCAACTCCCTCACTATAGCCACCATGATTTTCTCCTGGTAAATCACGTTCAAAAGTTTGAATATCTTCTCCTGCAATAGGCTGTATATGGTGATTATTTGCAATTAATGTATTTGGACTCAACTTATGAATTAAAGGATAAATTTCATCATATTGCCAGTCCGCTTCTTTTTGATCCCAATGGCCATCAAACCAAATCATACCTATCTCACCATAGTTAGTTAGCAATTCGGTAAGTTGTGCTTTCATAAAGTCTACATACTTATTCCAAGCTTCTGCATCACCTTTTTTACCATCTTTATAATCATCACGTTTCCAATCAAGCAATGAGTAATAAAAATTTAATTTAATGCCCTCTTTTTTACAGGCTTCAGCTAATTCTTTTAAAGGATCTTTTCCATAAGGTGTAGCGTCAACAATATTAAAATCACTGGCATCAGTATCAAACATGCTAAAACTATCATGATGACGCGATGTAATAGTGATATATTTCATCCCTGCATCTTTTGCTATTTTTACCCATTCATCTGCATTAAAATCTTGAGGGTTAAAAAAATCTGCTAAACGAGCATAATTGTCTCCTTTAATTTTTTTAAGTAGCATAACCCATTCTCCATCTGCTAAAATGCTATAAACTCCCCAATGAATGAACATTCCAAATTTCATGTCTTGAAATTCTGCTCTTGCTTCCAAATTACCTTGAGTTGGTGTGTAATCTGGCATTGGGTAATCATAATGTTTTTGCGCACTAATCGTGTACGCCATAAATCCTAAAATGCATGTAATAACTATCTTTTTCATATTGATTTGTTTTTATCTTTTATTTAATTACCGGTTCTGGCCCCATTTCCATTTCTAAAATACCACCTGAGGTTATTTCTTCATGTGATATCCAAAAGCGATTTAATGGTTTTCCATTTAATTCCATGGATTGTATATAAATGTTTTCTTCTGAATTATTATGAGCTATAATTTTGAAGGTTTTTCCTGAATAATACTCAGTATCCAATTCTATTTCTATATCGTTAAAAACAGGG is a window from the Pseudalgibacter alginicilyticus genome containing:
- a CDS encoding alpha-L-fucosidase, whose product is MKKIVITCILGFMAYTISAQKHYDYPMPDYTPTQGNLEARAEFQDMKFGMFIHWGVYSILADGEWVMLLKKIKGDNYARLADFFNPQDFNADEWVKIAKDAGMKYITITSRHHDSFSMFDTDASDFNIVDATPYGKDPLKELAEACKKEGIKLNFYYSLLDWKRDDYKDGKKGDAEAWNKYVDFMKAQLTELLTNYGEIGMIWFDGHWDQKEADWQYDEIYPLIHKLSPNTLIANNHHIQPIAGEDIQTFERDLPGENHGGYSEGVEVSQLPLESCATMASKWGYSIYDQKFKSTKQLIHFLVKAAGKNGNLLLNVGPMPNGKIQPEFVITLKEIGEWTAKYGESIYGTRGDVIKTQDWGTITKKDKTLYVHILNPTSEPYIFIPELREKISSATLFDGKTKVKFKQMKEGTFLYVDTHAMNDIDEIIKLYIK